Genomic window (Rosa chinensis cultivar Old Blush chromosome 6, RchiOBHm-V2, whole genome shotgun sequence):
ATTTACAAGAAACAGTGAAGAAAGAGACAACACTCAATAAAGTTAAATAATAggttcataaaaaataaaaataaaagtaaaataacaGGTGTATTCCTTTGActcttcattcattcattcattcattcaatcACACTGACAGTGATGAACTGATGACCCTCCATGCAGCTCCCTACTTCGCACGCGAGCAATGACTCGCACGCTTAGTAAACACTATATATACGCATCGCCTCCGCCATTCTAACTCAAACTCAAACCAACAACTCGAATTCAAAGCCTTCACAGTTTCTCAAATCccacttctctctcctccgtccGATCCCCGGCGGCTTGTTTAGCATCTTCCACATCCAATACATAAGATGGAAGTCGGAAGGCTATCGGCGACGGAGCACAACAATACCAAAGCAAGCAAGCCTTTGAAAATGAAAGTGAAGTTCGTCGACTATGAAAAGGACGTCGTGAAGGCATCAGACGCCTTGCCTCTGCCTCTGTACCTGACCAATGCCCTGTTCTTCACTCTTTTCTTCTCCGTCGTCTACTTCTTGCTCACAAGCTGGCGTGAGAAGATCCGCACCAACACTCCTCTCCACATCATCAATCTCTCTGAGATCGTGGCTATTCTAGCCTTCGTAGCCTCCTTCATCTACCTCCTCGGGTTCTTTGGTATCGATTTCGTCCAATCCCTCATTCTCCAGCCCAGCAATGACATCTGGGCCGACCATGATGACGAGGAGATTATTCTCAAGGACGATGCTCGCAAAGTTCCTTGTGGCCAGGCCCTCAATTGCTCAATTCCCAAAATGGCTCCTATTGCTTCACCTAAAGCTGCTCCTGAAGCTGCCCCAAAGGTGTTTGAGGAGAAGGCAATGATCGAGACCCCGCCAACAGCTGAAGAAGACGAAGAGATCATCAAGGCAGTGGTTGCTGGAACCATTCCTTCATACTCACTCGAGACAAAGCTTGGCGATTGCAAGAGGGCAGCTTCTATTAGGCGTGAGGCTTTACAAAGAGTTACTGGCAAGTCTCTAGAGGGTTTGCCATTGGAGGGGTTCGATTACGAGTCCATTTTGGGTCAATGCTGTGAAATGCCAGTTGGATATATTACCATTCCTGTTGGGATTGCTGGGCCTCTTATGCTCGATGGAAAAGAGTTCTCAGTTCCCATGGCCACAACTGAAGGTTGCTTGGTGGCTAGTACCAACCGTGGTTGCAAAGCTATCAACTTGTCTGGTGGAGCTTCCAGTGTTCTTTTGAAAGATGGAATGACCAGAGCTCCTGTTGTCAGATTCAACTCTGCCAAAAGAGCTGCTGAATTGAAGTTTTTCATGGAAGACCCCGACAACTACGAAACCATCTCTATGGTCTTCAACAAATCTAGCAGATTTGGTAGACTGCAATCAGTTAAGTGTGCCGTTGCTGGGAAGAACCTGTACATGAGGTTCTGCTGCAGCACTGGTGATGCTATGGGGATGAATATGGTCTCTAAAGGCGTTCAAAACGTTCTTGATTTCCTCCAGAATGACTTCCCTGACATGGATGTCATTGGCATTTCTGGTAACTACTGCTCAGACAAGAAACCTGCTGCCGTGAACTGGATCGAAGGTCGGGGTAAATCTGTGGTTTGCGAGGCTGTTATCAAGGGAGACATAGTGTCGAAGGTGTTGAAAACCAACGTCGCAGCCTTGGTGGAACTTAACATGCTCAAGAACCTTACAGGATCCGCTATCGCTGGTGCTCTTGGTGGTTTCAATGCACATGCCAGTAACATTGTTTCAGCTGTCTACCTCGCCACTGGTCAAGACCCGGCTCAAAATATTGAGAGTTCTCACTGTATCACCATGATGGAAGCCATCAATGATGGCAAGGATCTTCACGTCTCTGTCACCATGCCGTCCATTGAGGTCGGTACAGTAGGAGGAGGGACTCAACTTGCATCTCAATCAGCTTGTCTGAACCTGCTTGGTGTGAAGGGTGCTAACAGAGAGGCACCGGGAACAAACGCAAGACAGTTGGCCAGCGTTGTAGCTGGTTCTGTTCTTGCCGGAGAGCTATCTCTCATGTCTGCAATTGCTGCTGGACAACTCGTTAAGAGCCACATGAAGTACAACAGATCTAACAAAGATGTCACAACGGTTGCTTCCGCTTGAACTACTACAAGACCCCATATTGCCTCTGAGCGTTCAAAAGCTTTGATAGTTAATGGTCTATGGCTGCAAATGATCACGCCCCGGACGTACTGTTGGCAATGGCACCGAAACATATAGAGATTGTAGTTACTTGTCTTAGCAATCCGTTAGTGATTTGTTAACTGAGGTAGCCTCTGTTTAGGCCCTTCCCATTCTTTTTGTAAACAATTTCCTTGtaaatttctttggaaattTAATCATATATCTCATCTTTTCAAATTAGTACTCATTACTAGTCGTGTTTTTCTGGGATACCCAATCACAATATCTCACGCTTTAGATTCTTTGTTTATCAGAGATTCATAACATCACTCTAATTGAGGGGGGAAAAATAACaagaagaataagaaacaaatcacaactcaaaatttgggaatttttcaTTGCAAACGTGAGTTCAGGTTATGCACCGTACCCAAACTTACTCGTTCACTAGTTATTTGAACGGTAAACGACAGTCATCTTTACTTTTTACCTTCGTTTCGAACTTTTTAGGGGTTTCAAGAGTTGATTTTTTCTTCTACTTCGTAACTAAGGAAACTTCCTACTACAAATTTTTAGAGCATTATAAACCGAGCTCGTGGACACGCGGCACGTTAGAATCGGAGTTGTGACAaagaagttataagggtttAGCATAGTGGCAATTTTGTAATTTTAGGAGGTCATTGTAGTATTTTGGGGTGTTTCCCGAAggggaaacttactattttcggGGGCTTCCGTTTTGAGAAgtcgaagagagagaggaagggggggggggagaccAGCGTCAAACTTGTCAGCTTCGCTGGTGCCGATTCTGGCTACCTACGGCTGTGGCGGCGACATACGGCAATTGTGGAGGTAGAAGGCGCGAcgtcaatttcagttttccagTCAAATCTCCATTTTCTGACCACTTCAGGCCGCGCCACCACCCACATCTCGAAGCTCTCTTCTTTGTGGTTCGAACCCAACTCGTGGGTAGCTCCAATTTTTTCGGAGAACGGCGAATCGACGACAAGAAGAATCTAGAGGTTTCGAGGTAATTTCTGATAATTAGacttgaaattgagctttgttGGAATTGATGAGATGATCAAGTTGATGAAATTTGGTAATCCAATTCGGGATTGGAACCGGCGGCATGTGGGGCCCACACAATTGCCTGTGGTTGCAAGTGGGGCTGTGTCCGACCGTTCTCAGCATCCATTTTGGTTTGTTGGGTCAAGCATATTGTTACGAGCGTGTAGATATGAACTTTGTATCGATTGGTGCACAATTTGAAAATGATaggaattttcaaagttttgggAAGTTCGGGTTTTGATTTGGGAAGATTGGACCATTGGATTGACCCCAGCTTTCAGTAAGTTGTTATAACTATTAAGTCAACATAACATATGAAGTTTGAGCTCATTCTGATATGATTTCGAGCTTCTGATGAATtatcgattttagggtttcgattttaTTATTGTCAATTTATTTCCAATTATCAAGAAACAGTTATTTATAATATCATTTTGTCAAGACGACGTGTAGACCGAGTTCGAGGAGGAAATAATTAGACGGCCATCGTAGCTGCAATCTCTGAGTGTACATTTGATTTTAAACTAAATTGTGCATGAAGTACTACTTTTgatcatttattttattatgaGATTTATTTAAGATTTATGGGATTTTTATTGAATTTCCTTTCAGAGTGTTTTTATTAATTACCGAGCTATTTAAGTTatgaattattgatttattgagaaaTGATTTTCGAAAAGTGATTGATTAAGGAAATAGTATGAGAATTAATGATTTTCGAGTATTTGAGTACGGTTGCATTATTGAGATATCTTTTAGGAAAGCAAATGAGTTTATGAGATTATGAGTATGATATTAAAGTATTTGAGTATAAACGAGTTATCAGAATTGCATGAGTTTAATATTTTAGAGGGATTGATTTCAGTTTGTTTGAGGAGGTAAAAATgttagcgcatgcatgcattacctgatCGACAGTCCCCTCCAGGTAATAGTAATAGTGTGGTCGGCGGCACcctccataatatatatatttcggtCGGCAATACCCTCCGATGCATTATCTGGTTACCAGTACCCTCCAGAAGGCATGAAATAGTTAGTCAACAGTATCCTTTGACTATCTAcggttagtcggcagtaccctctctaaccatcacctcctcatccagtcggcagtaccctcttaTGCGTCCCTGGTCGGCAGTTCCCTTCaagtggcatgagatgactagtctgCAGTTCCCTTTAGTCATCACCTATTTTGAGACATGAGTATTTCTATCGAGATTTTTGAGACTTCTAAAGTGGTTTTGAGTTATCATTATATATATTTGAGACAAACAGGATTTATGAAAGGATTTCGAGATACTTGATTATATGAGTATTTTAACAAGAGTTTTGATATGAGATTTACAATATGATTTGAGATATTTATCACATCATGAGTAGATTTACAATACATTTTGAGATTTCAGTACAAAAGAGGTTTAAAAGTAATTTCAAGAGTCTTGCACTATTTTTGAGATGCTCGCTTTTGTATTATTTAAAAGTATTTTCTCGAATTCTTATTGCATGCTTGagttttaagagaataaatttGGGAAAGTATTAAATATTCGTTTTACTTTAtttacaattacttattttatccactcactctaatggttTTTCAAATGCTTTTCCCTGGTCTTTTCGGTTTCTCGTGCCCAGTCTGCAGGGTAGTTGAGGTCGAGCTTGCGTAGGATTCGAGACATAGTGACCACTACTTCCACTTTCCTTGTAGGTTACCTGTTGACCTATGTGTACTTTATTTCAATTCATTTGTCTAGTTTGCTCTGATGACCAGCTTTCAATTGTATTAATAGGAAGATTATTGTTATTAGAGATTTGAGTTTCAGTATGGTTTTATGTTATCTGTTTCGGAGTTGGTTTTGAATTGTGGGAAGCAAGTAGGCTCTAGGAGTTGAGGATGAATCAGTTTATTAAGAAGTGTTTGAATGTTTTTACAGgcttttgggtagtccatttttaggagaAGTTACgccaaatttttatataattttttctaAGGTGGGCCGTACAGGATCACTTCATATATATTCAGTATTTttatctattgggggcaataaatatttccggcgacctatgagatctccgacgacctctttggggatcTCCGGCaatgttttcagaaaagtcttGTGGGCGGCAGCCGATGACcaggctccggcgaagtctcctatggtttctctctctctctctttttaagTAACAAATggatgagggtaaaatggtattaaaaaaaattaatggggtattaaggaagacttccttagagtgttttgggtaggGGGGGAAAATCCTTAGAAATTgagtaaatagacaaaaacccaaatcaatATTCAGATACTGAGGTTGAGTCTTTGACAAGGTTCccaacctctttttttttttttttttttttttaaataccctCTTACTTTGACAACATTTGTTACTCTAGCTAAACCCTAAATGGTGTTTGATTTTCCCTAAATTATGAATTTACctcattgaaattttttttggaatGTTTATCCTCTTACTATTGAAAGCTAAGGCAATGTTTGTATGGGTGAGGTTCTAATGAGGACGTC
Coding sequences:
- the LOC112170950 gene encoding 3-hydroxy-3-methylglutaryl-coenzyme A reductase 1 codes for the protein MEVGRLSATEHNNTKASKPLKMKVKFVDYEKDVVKASDALPLPLYLTNALFFTLFFSVVYFLLTSWREKIRTNTPLHIINLSEIVAILAFVASFIYLLGFFGIDFVQSLILQPSNDIWADHDDEEIILKDDARKVPCGQALNCSIPKMAPIASPKAAPEAAPKVFEEKAMIETPPTAEEDEEIIKAVVAGTIPSYSLETKLGDCKRAASIRREALQRVTGKSLEGLPLEGFDYESILGQCCEMPVGYITIPVGIAGPLMLDGKEFSVPMATTEGCLVASTNRGCKAINLSGGASSVLLKDGMTRAPVVRFNSAKRAAELKFFMEDPDNYETISMVFNKSSRFGRLQSVKCAVAGKNLYMRFCCSTGDAMGMNMVSKGVQNVLDFLQNDFPDMDVIGISGNYCSDKKPAAVNWIEGRGKSVVCEAVIKGDIVSKVLKTNVAALVELNMLKNLTGSAIAGALGGFNAHASNIVSAVYLATGQDPAQNIESSHCITMMEAINDGKDLHVSVTMPSIEVGTVGGGTQLASQSACLNLLGVKGANREAPGTNARQLASVVAGSVLAGELSLMSAIAAGQLVKSHMKYNRSNKDVTTVASA